The genomic region TGAATTCCTGGATGCTGATCAGGGAAATAAAGTGATTGAAATTGCTGAATCCGGGAAACTGGAATATCAGTCTTATGATCAGATTGGAGAAATTCGCGAAGATCATGACTTGTTGGATGATCACATTGCGGAAGTTTTGAATTTGCCGTACATCAATGCTGATGAAATTGCAGCCAGGAATTTCTCTGTAGCCGTTGATGCTGTGAATGGTGCAGGCTCAGAAGCTATCCCAAGGTTACTTGAGAAACTTGGCGTAAAGATCGTGCACAAAATTCATTGTACCCCTAACGGACTCTTTCCACACAATCCGGAACCCTTACCCGAACACCTCACCGAGATCTGTGAGTTGGTTAAAGAGAAAAAAGTGGATCTGGGCGTGGTAACCGATCCCGACGGAGATCGCCTCGCCTTGGTTGATGACACCGGCAAATTGTTTGGTGAAGAATACACCCAAGCTGCCGCTTTTGATTTCATCCTCTCCAAAAACTCCGGAGCTTGTGCCACTAACCTCTCCTCTTCCCGTGTCTGTGACGATGTGGCTCGAAATTACGATCAAACATGCTACCGCTCGGCTGTGGGCGAAATCAACGTGGTAAAAGTGATGCAGGAAAAAAATGCCGTGATTGGCGGCGAAGGAAACGGCGGGGTGATTTGTCCGGATCTGCATTATGGTCGTGATGCCTTGGTGGGCATTGCCATGGTGCTTCAGCTTCTGGCCGAAAAAGGGATGGGCTCCTCACAATACAGAGCATCACTGCCTGATTATTTCATGAGCAAAAACAAAATCCAATTAGACCAACTTGGCAAAGATGCCGATGAAGTGCTTGAAATGATCAAGGAACACTTTTCCAGCCTCAAACCAAATACCGTGGACGGTGTCAAAATCGATTTTGCTGAGGGCTGGGTTCATCTTCGAAAATCCAATACAGAACCTATTATCCGTATTTATTCGGAAGGAAGAACTCCGGATGCAGCTCAAGCTTTTGCTAACAAAATTTTAGATTTACTGAAATAATAAAGCTATTTAACACTCGACTTATATATCGGCAGAGAGGCAAGCTTCATCTTATTTTGATAAAAAGAAGTACCGCCCCAGCTTCCGGGAATCCTTCTAAATCCTAAATATTTTCCGGGAAATAACGTCCCTCCACTCACAAAAAGGAAACTATACTGCCCGGTAAAACTGTTGCACGTACTGAATGCAATAGTATAATGTGACTTTTATTAAAAATTTCACCTGAAAAACACGCTGTCTTGGCTAAAAAAAATAAAGACGACGGAAGATCAGAAAAAAACAGGAAGAAGGATTTTGGTAAAAAAATACCTCAGAATAAGAAACCAGGCTATTTTTCCTGGTCAAACCTGCTTATATGGCTAATCTTTTTTGCTCTTTTTTTTAATTGGTTTATGTCCCCTGAAAACGGCTTCCTGACCCCAACCCCAGACATTGAATACAGTGAATTCCGTAAAGAGCTGAAAGATGATAACATTGAACGGATAGAAGTTCGGGGACAGAATATTCAGGGTATGCTTAAGAACCCTAAACCTCTGAGAAGTGCAAAAGGTGATACCGCTGCTTACGAAAACTTCACCACCTATATTCCATCCTTTGGAGACGAAAACCTTTCCGACCTCCTTGAGGAACACGATGTAACCATATCAGCCGAACCGGAATCTGATTACAATTGGTGGTACATCATTATGGTTATCCTCCCAATAATATTTTTCATTTATATTGGGGTGATGTTTTATCAACGTATGAGATCCCAAAGCCAGGGATTCTTTAACATTGGCAAAAGTAAAGCTAAGCTCCAGGAACCTGAGAAGCAGAATACCACATTCAAAGATGTAGCCGGCCTCGACAATGCCAAAGCGGAACTCGAAGAAATCATTGAGTTTTTAAAAGATCCGGAACGTTTTGCAGATATCGGCGCAAAGCTGCCAAAAGGAGTACTCATGGTGGGTCCCCCCGGAACCGGAAAAACATTATTGGCACGGGCTTCAGCGGGGGAAGCTAATGTTCCCTTTTTCACTATAACAGGTTCCGATTTTATGGAGATGTTTGTGGGTGTAGGAGCCAAACGTGTCAGAGACATGTTTAATAATGCCAAAAAAACATCTCCAAGCATCATATTTATAGATGAAATTGACTCTATTGGCCGCAGGCGGGGAGCCGGACTTGGGGGCGGACATGACGAACGTGAACAGACACTGAACCAACTTCTGTCAGAATTGGATGGGTTTGAACCTAACGAAAGTGTGGTTGTGATGGCGGCCACCAATCGGCCCGACATACTGGACAAAGCACTTTTGCGGCCGGGACGTTTTGACAGGCAAATAAATGTAGACATCCCGAAACAAAAAGCTCGGCTTGAGATCCTTGAAATTCATGCTAAAAATAAACCGTTGGGGGAAGATGTAGATTTGGAAATAATAGCGCGAAGCACCCCCGGGTTTAGCGGAGCCGACCTTGAAAACCTGTTGAATGAAGCCTCACTTTATGCCGGGCGTGATAAACGTAAAACAATATCCATGAACGATATTGATAATGCCAGAGATAAGGTACTGATGGGGCTTAAACAGGAAGGCCTTCAAATCGACGAAAAAGAACGAGAGATGCTGGCATACCACGAAGCCGGTCACGCATTAGTAGCTGCCGTTCTTCCTTACTCCGATCCCATACACAAGGTTACGATCATCCCTCGCGGAAAAGCAATGGGAGTCACACAGCAGCTTCCCGAAAAAGAAAAATACATCTACAACCGAGAATACCTGCTGGATCGACTTGCCGTGATCATGGGAGGTCGGGCAGCAGAAGATTTAATCTTTGAGACTTCAACCAGCGGGGCTCAGGATGACCTCAGGCAAATAGCAAAATTATCTCGTAAGATGGTGTTAGAATGGGGCATGAGCGACCGTTTCGGGCATATTTCTTTTGGAAGCGCTGAAGAAGAAGTATTTCTGGGTCGCGACATGAGCCGGCAACGGGAATACAGTGATTCCACCGCACGGGAAATTGATGAGGAAGTCAGAAAAATAACTGACGAAGCCTTTGACCGAGCACTTCATACCATTAAAGAATATCGTGATGTCCTTGATAAAGTCGCCAAATTGCTTCTCGAAAAAGAAGAAATATCAGGAGAGGAGGTCGAGGAACTGCTTTATGGCAAAAATCATGAATCAGGGTCTTCGGAGAATAAAAGAATGAATTCAGATTAGTTTTTCTTTTATCAAATTAAATTCAATAAAATATTAGTGCCTTAATGGTCACTATTCCGGTAGATATAAACCAAGAACAACATGCTTAAGTGGAACAACCTTCAGGAATTCGCTAAAAATGGAAATCCCGAACCTCCCCGACGGGTTGAAAAATCTGATGAGGAGTGGAAAAAAGAACTAACAGATGAAGAATATGCCATAACTCGATTGAAAGGAACAGAACGTCCCGGAGCCAGTGATATGTGCTATAAATTTGAACCGGGATTGTATGCCTGCGTTTGCTGTGGAACCGAGCTTTTCGATGGTAATGAAAAATTTGAAAGCAGCTCGGGCTGGCCTTCTTTCACCCAACCGGTAAAAGAAAATGCCGTTAAATATGAGGTTGATACTTCCCACGGGATGGTTCGCATAGAGGCCTTATGTAATGTGTGTGATGCCCACCTTGGCCATGTTTTTCCCGACGGCCCCGAGCCGAGCGGATTAAGGTATTGCCTGAATTCGGTCAGCTTGGAAAAAATTGAAGATTCTTAATTTATTTACCTGCTATAAGCATTTTAATATCTCTGTGATGAGGATAAATAATATTTCCTGTATGTAATTTCTTATCCGAGTTATACTTTTGTATTTTCTCGCTCAATTTTCATCATCAAGATTATCATGATTATTTCAATGACCGGCTTTGGGCGTGGAGAAGCTTCTGACAATGGAATCACGGCTACGGTCGAAATCAAATCTTTAAACAGCCGATACCTCGATGTAAGCACACGGCTACCCCAGCGCCTTCAAGACAAGGAATTGGAAGTAAAAGAGTTGGTCCAAAAGACTATTAATCGCGGCAAGCTAAATATCACCGTTTATATTTCAGAATCTGAATCCGGTGGGCCCTCTATTACTGTTGATGAAGAAAAAGTTAAAGGATATGCAAAGATCCTGAACAATCTCCGAAAAATTGCCGGTATCGATGACCCCATTTCCATAAGAGATATTACTCAGTTTAGTGATGTATTCATAAATGAAGAAGAGAATGAAGAAGTGTTGGAGCAGAAATGGGCCGTTGCAGAGAAAGCGCTTCAAGAAGCTGTACAATCGTTACTTAAAATGAGGACTCAGGAAGGAAATCAGCTCAAAAATGATTTACTGGACCGCATTGAGTTCATTGAATCAAATTTGGAAATTATCACCAAAGAAACATCCGGCCGTGCGGATGAAACTCGTGAAAAATTATTAGAACGCATCAATAATTTGATCGAAGAAGATAAAATTGATCCTGAGCGCTTAGAACAGGAGGTAGCCATTTTAGTAGATAAAATGGACGTCACTGAAGAAATTGTACGGCTTAAGTCACACCTCAAATTCTTCATTGAAGCTGTGGAGCAACCCGATCCGGCCGGACGCCGACTCAATTTCCTTACCCAGGAAATTAATCGTGAACTAAACACCATCGGATCTAAAGCTAACAATTCCGAAATTGCCCAGTACGTGGTCAAGTGTAAGGAAGCTCTGGAGCAGATCCGCGAACAAGTACAAAACGTCGAATAATTTAGATTTTAGTCTTGAGTAGTGAGTATTGAGAAAAGCGTCTCAATACTCACTATTCAAATCTCAATACTACTATGAAAAAAGGCAAAGTAATCATATTAGTGGCACCCAGCGGGGGCGGAAAAACAACTTTGGCGCGCCGGCTTTTTAAAGATTTTGAAGAATTAAAATTCTCGGTTTCAGCAACTACCCGTCCGCCGCGAAAAGGCGAAGTGCACGGAAAACACTATTACTTCCTTTCTGATGCGGATTTTGACCAAAAAATAAAAGACGGGGAGTTCCTGGAATGGGAAGAATTCTATGGCGGAAAGAAATACGGAACGCTGCGTTCAGAAGTTGATAAGAAACTAAAATCAGGCTATTTTGTTGTGCTTGACATTGAAGTAAAAGGCGCGGTGAATATCAAGGATATTTATGGGGATGAAAGCCTCAGTTTGTTTATCCAGCCGCCCTCTGTTGATGTATTGAAGCAGCGCCTGCTTGATCGCGGAACGGAAGATGATGAAACTCTTGCTCTGCGCCTTGAACGCGCCAAGAAAGAACTTACATACGCTGATCAATTTGATCGCGTTATTATTAATGACGATTTGGATACGGCTTACTCACAAGTGAAAGAAGCCGTGATCAAATTTATGAATCAAAACTGAGACCATACATGGCTGTCCAAACATTAGACATTGAGAAACTCAAATTCAAAACAGGTAACAAGTACGAGTTGCTTGTAATTCTTTCCAAGAGAGCACGACAAATTGCCGCTCAGGAAAAACTGGAACTGGACGAAAAACTCCAGTACTTCGAAGGATTTGAAGAAGAAGACGAATTTTCTTTCAACGAAGAGCAGGAAAATATCTCCAAAGCCTTCGAAAAACTTCCACACGCCACTCAACGTGCTATTGTGGAAATGCAGGAAGACCAAATTTACTACCGTCATCCTGACAAAGAGGATTAATAATGCTCTCCGGTAAGCGCATTATTCTTGGTGTTACCGGGGGAATTGCAGCTTATAAAGCTGCTTTTTTACTTAGAGAATTTCAAAAAGCGGGAGCTGAAGTCCGCGTCACCATGACGCCCTCAGCCACCCGTTTTGTTGGTTTAGAGACCTTTGCTTCCCTTTCCGGCCATGAAGTGGCTGTTGATATCTTTCCGGATGCGCCGGGTTCAAGCGACTGGACCCGCCATATTAACTGGGGTGAGTGGGCCGATCTTTATGTAATCGCTCCCTGTACGGCAAATACGCTTGCTAAGATCACAAGTGGTATTTCTGACAACATGCTCACCAGTACCGTGCTTGCTGCTCGCTGCCCTGTCCTTATTTGTCCAACCATGGACGGTGAGATGTATGATTCCCCGGCAGTTTCTCTGAACCTCAAAAAGGTACAGGAGTTTGGATATCACATCCTTGAACCGGAAAGCGGATATTTAGCCAGTGGACTCGATGGGAAAGGCAGGCTTCCCGAGATCGGGGATATTTTAGAGAAAGTTTCAGAAATCATTGGATCTGTAAAAGGACCTTTAGAAGGCAAAAAAGTGGTGGTTACCGCCGGCCCCACCCGCGAACATATCGACCCGGTTCGGTTTATATCCAATCCCAGTTCAGGGAAAATGGGGATTGCCATGGCCGAAGCGGCTCAAAGTCTGGGAGCGGATGTTACTTTAATCCACGGCCCGCTTTCTGTTTCAAAACCGGAAAACATTCATTCCATAAGTATCACAAGTACGGCGGACCTTTTTGATGCAGTTAAGAAATACGCCGATGCCGATGTGGTCATTATGGCAGCCGCGGTTTCCGACTTCAGCCCAACTGAAATTCACCAACAAAAAGTGAAGAAAACAGCGGGCGAAAATTCTATCAAACTAAAAAGAACCCAGGATATTTTAGCCTGGCTTGGAGATCATAAAAAAGAAGGACAGGTACTGATCGGCTTTGCCATGGAAACAGAGAACCTTATTGAGAACGCCACATCCAAGCTCAAAAAGAAGAATGCAGACTGGATCATCGCGAATTCACTGAATGATAAAGATGCCGGCTTTGAAGCAGATACCAATACCGTTCATCTTTTAGGGATAGATTCTGATCAAAAGTTCCAAGGTGCCAAGAAAGATATCGCCATCGAGATTTTGAATACGATCTTTAGATAGGTTTTAGAGTTGAAAGTTGAGAGTTGATTGGGTGATAGATAAAGTTCCTGCAATAGAGCCTTTTACACCAATTTGATGAAGCCCAAAATATTTGATTTATCCCCTATCACTTTATCAATTCTCAACTTTCAATCAACCATCCACTTATACACCCGATAGGTCTTGGCGATCTCACACCCCAAAGCTTCCAGGCTTCTTCGCATAATCCAATTCTTTTCGCTTACAAAGCCGCCCTCCAATACTTTCAGATTGGGATAGTGTTTCCGTACCCACTTGTGGCCTTCTGCAAAAACCAATGCTTCCAGTCCCCTGCCCCTAAAGCGCGGGTCTGTACCAAATGCCAGCGGGCGAAATTTTTCAGCTCTTTTTTTAAATCCAATTAATTTGGGGAAATGCCACCATTTGAATCTCCCATTGGTTTGGGCTGATATTTCATGTAAATCAGGCACACTCACCAAAAATGAAGCCGGTTCTCCATCCACAAACACAATAGGCGAAGTTTCAGGCATCAATACCGGTTTCAGCTTTTTGATCATCTGACGAATAGTTTCACGAGTGATACCTATAAACTCTTCTTCCCTTTCTTTTACCACCTGATCACTAAAAGCCCGGTTATAAATTTGGCGAACAAACTCACCATCCCGCTCCAGATTTTTTTTGTCAATGGGCCTGATTTCGATATTCTTCTGAGACTTTAGCCGATCCGTAATACTAATCAACCGCTGCGGTAATGGTTGACTCAAATCGAGTTGATACATGTACAGGTCATCAAACTTTTCAGGTAAAGTAGATTCGATCAATTCTTCATAATATTCGTGATGATAGAGCATTCCATACACATTATGATCCTCAAATCCGTTAATTAATATTCCCCAAAACGTATCATTCTCTCCAAAATTAACAGGCCCTCTAAAACCAGCATACCCTTTTTCATGATGCCACTGTTTTGCAAAATTTATGATAGTTTCAGCAATCTTTGGTTGATTCTCCATTTCTATAAATCCGATACCCCCCAGCTTTGGATCATACCTCTCATCTTTTTCCGGGTCAATAAACAGGGCAAACCTTCCAATTACTTTATCCTTATCATCTAAAACTAAAAACCGATCGCAATCCCCGCCCTTTTTAAACCTTTCATTTTTTTCCCGGTTAAAAATATTTTCAACCTCAAATATAAATGGAGGGCGATACCATGGATGATTGCCATACAACCGCTCAGGAAGCTTATGAAATGCTTCTATCTGTTTTTGGGATTCAATTTTTTGAACTTGAAATGACATGTCTTTTTTACTGCAGAAGTTTATAGATTTAGCCT from Gracilimonas sp. harbors:
- a CDS encoding DNA-directed RNA polymerase subunit omega, whose translation is MAVQTLDIEKLKFKTGNKYELLVILSKRARQIAAQEKLELDEKLQYFEGFEEEDEFSFNEEQENISKAFEKLPHATQRAIVEMQEDQIYYRHPDKED
- a CDS encoding YicC/YloC family endoribonuclease, giving the protein MIISMTGFGRGEASDNGITATVEIKSLNSRYLDVSTRLPQRLQDKELEVKELVQKTINRGKLNITVYISESESGGPSITVDEEKVKGYAKILNNLRKIAGIDDPISIRDITQFSDVFINEEENEEVLEQKWAVAEKALQEAVQSLLKMRTQEGNQLKNDLLDRIEFIESNLEIITKETSGRADETREKLLERINNLIEEDKIDPERLEQEVAILVDKMDVTEEIVRLKSHLKFFIEAVEQPDPAGRRLNFLTQEINRELNTIGSKANNSEIAQYVVKCKEALEQIREQVQNVE
- the msrB gene encoding peptide-methionine (R)-S-oxide reductase MsrB, with translation MLKWNNLQEFAKNGNPEPPRRVEKSDEEWKKELTDEEYAITRLKGTERPGASDMCYKFEPGLYACVCCGTELFDGNEKFESSSGWPSFTQPVKENAVKYEVDTSHGMVRIEALCNVCDAHLGHVFPDGPEPSGLRYCLNSVSLEKIEDS
- the glmM gene encoding phosphoglucosamine mutase, which encodes MALMISVSGIRGIFGTDLTPQNLAKFTAAYGTWLKGGTVVVGRDSRVTGKICEDIVAATLASVGCDVIKVGIVPTPTVAMGVLKHNAAGGIIISASHNPAEWNALKLLNEKSEFLDADQGNKVIEIAESGKLEYQSYDQIGEIREDHDLLDDHIAEVLNLPYINADEIAARNFSVAVDAVNGAGSEAIPRLLEKLGVKIVHKIHCTPNGLFPHNPEPLPEHLTEICELVKEKKVDLGVVTDPDGDRLALVDDTGKLFGEEYTQAAAFDFILSKNSGACATNLSSSRVCDDVARNYDQTCYRSAVGEINVVKVMQEKNAVIGGEGNGGVICPDLHYGRDALVGIAMVLQLLAEKGMGSSQYRASLPDYFMSKNKIQLDQLGKDADEVLEMIKEHFSSLKPNTVDGVKIDFAEGWVHLRKSNTEPIIRIYSEGRTPDAAQAFANKILDLLK
- the gmk gene encoding guanylate kinase — protein: MKKGKVIILVAPSGGGKTTLARRLFKDFEELKFSVSATTRPPRKGEVHGKHYYFLSDADFDQKIKDGEFLEWEEFYGGKKYGTLRSEVDKKLKSGYFVVLDIEVKGAVNIKDIYGDESLSLFIQPPSVDVLKQRLLDRGTEDDETLALRLERAKKELTYADQFDRVIINDDLDTAYSQVKEAVIKFMNQN
- the coaBC gene encoding bifunctional phosphopantothenoylcysteine decarboxylase/phosphopantothenate--cysteine ligase CoaBC; amino-acid sequence: MLSGKRIILGVTGGIAAYKAAFLLREFQKAGAEVRVTMTPSATRFVGLETFASLSGHEVAVDIFPDAPGSSDWTRHINWGEWADLYVIAPCTANTLAKITSGISDNMLTSTVLAARCPVLICPTMDGEMYDSPAVSLNLKKVQEFGYHILEPESGYLASGLDGKGRLPEIGDILEKVSEIIGSVKGPLEGKKVVVTAGPTREHIDPVRFISNPSSGKMGIAMAEAAQSLGADVTLIHGPLSVSKPENIHSISITSTADLFDAVKKYADADVVIMAAAVSDFSPTEIHQQKVKKTAGENSIKLKRTQDILAWLGDHKKEGQVLIGFAMETENLIENATSKLKKKNADWIIANSLNDKDAGFEADTNTVHLLGIDSDQKFQGAKKDIAIEILNTIFR